From the genome of Salvia miltiorrhiza cultivar Shanhuang (shh) unplaced genomic scaffold, IMPLAD_Smil_shh fragScaff_scaffold_143_1, whole genome shotgun sequence:
CTAGAgctcataataaaataaaacaaataaattcaataaataatttCAAGAAGAATGATGGAAATAAAAACTTGATTGGAACTACAAAACTTGCGCCCATAATTCTGCTCCAGAATTGGTGTGAATAATGTGTTGTATTTTTTCCTAAGCATTCTACCTAATAtatgctccctccgtcccgtaagagtgtatcacatttttcattttcgtccgtcccatAAGAATGTATCACTTCTATTTTGGGACATGGCCCCCACTTTCTTTTTTtaacctcaaccactcattttttATATAACTCCACAATCAATTCAACTACAACCACTCATTTATACTCAACACATTAACTacaaactttttcttaaaacttgtgtcgtcCCATAAGGTATACACTCTTATGGGACACAGATAGTAAatgttaaagaaataaaataaaacctaatctaataacAATAATGTAAAGTGGTGCAAGCCCTTTAACAAAATAAAGGCTTAATAGAGCCcacaactaaaaaaataaaaaagggcTCATAAATAAAAGTCAAAGTAGCAGTCCACGGGTCAAAAATCAACTTCTAAACTCTCTGTTCTCGATACTTCTTCAAAACTCCATGGAATTCATACCACGTTCAGATGGTAAGAGCACATCGCGCAGTAGACGCGCACAACTTCTTCTTCACATCTTCACCACTTTAAAACTCTTCTCAAAATCAAGTcttttctccaaaacctatcaaatatCATCAAAATACATATAAGACCTTGATTCattctaaaatataataaatatcaaCAATAGAGCATAGAAATCGAACcaaaatcccccaaataaatgTGTATAAATACGTCTAATCAGTACTCTATTCATAATGTAAGATGTTGTCTTTAATGCTTCTCCCCAGAGGGATTCGAGTAAGGTAGAATGAGTAATCATGCTCCTTACCATATCCTTAAGAATCTTGTTGGTCTTTCAGATACATCGTTCATGCTAGGTGACCTCGGCATAGTGTACTGTAGGACAATACCACATTCATCTAGAAATTTAGCAAATTGTCCTAGACGTTATTCATCTAATCTATCATATCTACTGTAGTATTCACCACCACGATCAAATATGGCAATCTTAATTCTTTTGTTGAGTTGATTTTCATTTTCAGCTTTAAAAGCTTTGAACACGTTTAGTGATTGAGATTTTTCATGAATGAGATATATGTACCCATAACATGATTAGTCGTATATGAATGTTATGAAATGTTGTTGACCATTCTAGGATGTTATAGGGAATGGCCCACAAATGTCTATATGGATTAATTCTAAGACGTCTGAAGTTATGTTGGCACCCAATCTCCTGGTTTCTGTCTGTTTTCCTTTTATACGCTATATACAGATATCAAAGTCTGTAAAGTCAAGTGAGTCTAAAATGTCATCATACACAAGACGCTCAACTCTACCTTTTGAGATATGACCTAAGTGTTTGTGCCATAATgacgttgaatttctttatttaatttttgcttAGTACCACGTGAATCCACGTGCAATGTTTCATTATAGGATGCAGTTAGTTCTAGCAAATAAAGTTGTCATAAGAAGTTAGGTAACCATTTccaataatatttgaatttaaagaCAAAGTAAACAGATTGTTTCCAAATGAACAACAATAACCTAATTTGTCCAATAAGgaaacataaacaaaatttcgtCTAAAAAACGATACAACAAAAGTGTCTCTTAAATCCAAATAAATATCAGTTCCTAATAACAACCTAAACTGACAAATTGCTTCCAATTTTACCAATTTTTCATCGTCCACAAAGATGCGTCTTTCATCATCGGCTTTTAGTAGATCAGACAACCCTGCATAGTAATACTTATATGAGTATTAGCACCATAATTTACCCACCAAGTATTATATGATTTaaattttcttcttcaattatttttttatgcaCTCATTCCTCAAAGTCTATTATTACAAATGACCAAACATAAGTAATAAGTGATTGAAAAAGAACACCTTACAAGTTGGTAAAGAAGCAAAAAAATGTGGATTTTCTATACTCaagtaaataattaaattttatttatcatgcAAAGCCTATTTATGTGAATGATTGTGAAGTTTTGGCTAAccatattataaataattttatatgatGCCTCTACATATGAAAGACTAATTTGGTTCCGCTTAAGGAGGGATTTGTGTACATATTGTGCTCGTGGTAGTCTTTCGAGTTGGTCGTTCACAGTGTTTGAGAATGAGATCTACTTCTCAATATATGtaaattgatgatgatgatgatgataatgagTAGGTGTGGAACATACTTAATAATGTAATTTGTTGCACTATATTTACTTGATAACAATATTTTGGCATGCACATGATTATTTTCATGAAAACATCTTGTGTTATGCTTACTTTGACAAGTGCAATATGTATAGCTTTAAAAGcaatttcttttaaattattttggcaTGTTTTCATTTAGTACTTTGTACTCAACCCtacatgtatttctaaatgtgtaggTTGAATTGGTGTGAATGGAGGTGGAGCAGTTGAGCTGAGTTGAAACTTTTGTTGTTGATTAGGGCATCcacaatgaaaaaaaattgtgggaagTTGATGACATGGACGAGAAAGCACAGTTAGAGCATCCATAGTGAtgtttttccattttatatCACATCATTGCTTTTTCCTTGAGTGGGGACCACGCGTGGCTTGCTTCCCAACAAGAAAATTACTCCCCCTCTATCATCTTTCCTCTTTTTCTTATTCACTTTAACTTTCTCTGTAACCATTCTTTTCCATTCACATTAtcaatttctttttaaattCCTACCATTAAGTATGCCCTTTATAGGAGAAGAAAGCGAGGAGAGACGGGAGAGAAAGAGCAATATTGCTTGCTAGGAGGCTCTGAACTTGGCGGATCCATTTTCACTCAAATCAATCATCCATACAAcacaaaattgaaaagaaaaaagaaaaaaaccacTCTGATGTGTGTTGTACAACCGCACGCTGTAAGAATGGGGCAAGGGGAAAAGAACTATTGTTGCATTTAGTTgtttttttgtttcattttttttaaaaccaacttgtttgttttttttccttttttttcattaaatatGAGCTCGTAATAGTACGTaggaaattgaaaaaaaattaaaaattgaaaaatatgttTACGTGGCACCACAGTGGAGAAGAACCACCGTGGATGCTctaagtagggatgtcaattggacctgcccatcgggttttcgggctagccctattgGGTtgcgggttagtcgggtgcgggctaatcggacTGGAgatttttcgggttgtaaatcttcaacctgtaaatcttcaacccaaaccctaaacgttcgggttttgggctaatcaggttaaaggcgtaaaaataaaattatcatttgtattttattattcttaatgatctaatgtataatgtataaaatatacatagataataaagatataaattatatagcaaataatgaaatgcaaaaatataagatattcaagattacataatatataaaataagttaataacaataaaatgttcaacttgttaaaaaaatataaataaaatattcaacactagtttgaaattaaagaaacaaagcatctaaaaaataaatataaagtcTAAACATTTGAGTAACACTCTTCTTCAACATTGATAACATTTGGTGCTTCAACTTGACCCATGTCTTCTTGCTCATCGTCTTCACCATCtattaaaagaaaacaatataattaaagcATAATATAGTTCGATAATTTGAAACATAATAACAAAAATAGAATCTTACCATCGGAATATCCATGTAACCAATTACGTGTGCAAATAAGAGCTTGAACTCTTTCTGAAAAAATCTATTCCTGTACTTGTTCAAAACATGTGCTACAGTGCTAAAGGAATATTCGGATGCCACTGTCGTTATGGGAATGCTAAGCACATCACACGCCATCCTAGCAAGTTCTCCAAAGCGGGAAGCATTATCTTTCCAATACATATGCAAATCAATTTCAACCTTCTCATTTATTGGGGCTTCCTCCAAATAAATATCCAAAAGTGATTTTGAATCGGAAGTTCCACCTTTGTAACTTTTGTATTcctacaataaaaataattgtatatgaataaattagtataatttgaaatataaataCATTCAAATTTAAGTTATTTGTCATCCAAATTCAATCATCTTCCCAATTCTTGTCTTCTCACTCCTCATCATTTTTCTCTAAATTTAAGTTCTCTAACTGGATAACTAGAACTGGATTGAAGAACTTTGAACAAAAGATACACCAACACCCTTTCTCTTATACTCATCATATAGAACATGCAACTTCATCTTCAATATGTTGATTTTATCACTACTAGAAATAGGATCAATTTTTGAATAACAATACTCCAAAAGCTTCAACTTCATTCTTGGATCAAACACTGCTCCCTTTGATATAATATCACTATACTCCTCCCAATATTTCTCAAACCTTGATTGCATAGCAAGAGATATAGACTTCACCACTTTATCTTTACTTCTAGCATTTACCTCCAACAAACGTGCAATCTTCCAAACTTCCATAAAATACAAATTGAAAGTAAGATAAGATGTATCAGAAATCAAAGTAGTAATGGTGTAAAATAGCTTCAAGAATTCACACATTACTTATCCTCTATCTCATTCTTCTTCTGTCGGACAATGCTTATATACCAAATCATCAAATGCAAGCATGCAAAAAACTTTGCGATATTTAATTCCACTATCAAGCATCAAATATGTGGAATTCCAACGTGTAGGCACATCCAAGCAAAGTGAAGAAGTGAGCTCAATACCAATTTTCCTAGCACATTCCTTAAACTTAATCATTCTCGCTTCTGATGCTTTTACATATTTGACACTTGCTCTAATTTTATCCAAAGCATCACTAGCAACTTTCAACCCTTCTTGAACTATAATATTCAAGATATGTGCACAACATCTCACATGGAAATAATCACCCTTGCACAACAATGCATTTTGCAAATCAAGTCTTGTTTTCAAGATTTTCACCATGGCGGTATTGGCAGAAGCATTATCCAAAGTCAAATAAAATACTTTTCTATCTATTTTCCAATCCACCAAAATATCGTAAATCTTTTGAGCTAATTCGGGTCCAAAATGTGGAGGAGGAGACATAGAACAAAATGCAAGTATTTTGCTATTTAATTTCCATTTCTCATCCACATAATGTGCAGTCACACAAATGTAACCCAAATTAGTACAAGCAGTCCAAACATCATAAGTCAAACACAACATCCCAGCAATATCATTCAATCAATGCTTCAATTTCTTCTTTTCAGATTCATATACATTTATTACATCTGAGGCAAGAGTATTTCTAGAGATGAATTTTATATCTGAGTTCAAATACTGCATAAAACctcttatatatttatactcgACCCAATTCAATGGAAGATCATGTGCAACTGATATCTTAGTCATCCAATCACGATATATTTTAGGATCTATTACTCTACTCTTAGCCTTTAACATAG
Proteins encoded in this window:
- the LOC131002566 gene encoding zinc finger BED domain-containing protein RICESLEEPER 2-like, whose amino-acid sequence is MVKILKTRLDLQNALLCKGDYFHVRCCAHILNIIVQEGLKVASDALDKIRASVKYVKASEARMIKFKECARKIGIELTSSLCLDVPTRWNSTYLMLDSGIKYRKVFCMLAFDDLIARLLEVNARSKDKVVKSISLAMQSRFEKYWEEYSDIISKGAVFDPRMKLKLLEYCYSKIDPISSSDKINILKMKLHVLYDEYKRKGVGEYKSYKGGTSDSKSLLDIYLEEAPINEKVEIDLHMYWKDNASRFGELARMACDVLSIPITTVASEYSFSTVAHVLNKYRNRFFQKEFKLLFAHVIDGEDDEQEDMGQVEAPNVINVEEECYSNV